CCCGCAAGGCTGCTCCGGTCTCTTGCGCCTGCGCCCGCCCCCGCGCATCCAGATTGCGCTGCGTTGCGCAGTCTCTGAGCCGAAACGCTGCCGGATCACCCGTTCCAGGTGCCAAAGCATGCCGCATCAACGCCACCACCCCCGGTGCCTTGAGTGCAGACAGATCCGCAGCCCCGGCCAAACTGCCCGCCACGATCATCCAAAATGTCAGTAAAAACCGCATCGCCCACTCCTGCTTTGACGCAAAAGCTAGGGCCACGCGGCAGCTGGTCCAGCCTATTCAGTGATCTCGACGATCACCAACTCCCGCTCAGAGGCCCCGCGCGCATGATCAAGCGCCGCTTGATACTCCGGACTGTGGTAACACGCCTCGGCATCCTCAACGCTCGGGAACCGCGCCACCACATTGCGCGGCCGCTCTTTGCCCTCCAACTGCACGAACCGCCCGCCGCGCGCGATAAACACGCCGCCATGCTTGGCAATCGCAGGCCCGGCAAGGGCGGCATACCGGCCATAGGCCTCGGTGTCAGTCACGGTCACATGGGCAATCCAGAGGGCAGGCATTGTAGAACTCTCCTGTAGTTTCAGTTAGATACCGTCCACAAGGACGATATCACGCTCACTGCTGTTCAGCGCCAGTGGCAAAATGCGGCGATAGGCGTCAGAGCCATACCACTCCAGTGCCCTTGCCCGGTCGGGGAATTCGATGATCACATGCCGGTCGGGGCAATTGCCCTCCAGCACCTGCTGCGCGCCCCCCTTGACCAGAAACCGCCCGCCGAACTTTTCGGCTGTCGCCACGGTTTGACTGGCATAGGATTGATAATCCAGCGGATTCGTAACCGTGATCCGGGCAATGATATAGGCGCTCATCCATCCTCCCTAGGAGGTCATGACCCCCTCGATAACCCCGGTGGCCGCCGCAATCGCGGCCTCCGCCCCGTCCATGCTCGTACCGCCGCCCTGCGCCATATCCGCGCGGCCACCGCCGCCCTTGCCGCCCAGTTCGGCCACCGCCGCGCGCACCATCTCCACCGCCGATATCCTGTCGGTCAGATCCTCGGTCACACCCGCCGCTACAGCCACCTTGCCGCCGGTATCGGCAATAAGCAAGACCGCACCAGAGCCAAGCCGCACCTTATGCTCGTCGATAAGCGGCGGCAGATCCTTGCCTTGCACGCCCGTTAGCACCTGCGCGATGAGCTTGACACCGCCCACCTCGCGCGCCTCCGCGCCGCCTCCCTGCCCGGCCCCGCCTGACATCGCCAATTCGCGGCGCAGCTGCGCCACCTCATTGGCCAATGCGCGGCGCTCCTCCATCAGCACTTTGACGCGCTCCGCCACATCCTCGGGCCGCGCCTTCAGGTCCGAGGCCACCTGCCCCAAACGCGCCGCCTGCCCGCTCAGATAATCGAACGCCGCCGCACCGGTCAGCGCCTCGATCCGGCGCACGCCAGCACTCGACGCCGACTCCGCAAGCGCCACGAAAACACCGATATCCCCCGTACGCCGCACATGCGTGCCGCCACACAGCTCGATCGAATAGGTCCGACCATCAGCACCCTTGCCCGATCCCTCGGCCTGCCCCATTGACACGACGCGCACCTCATCGCCGTATTTTTCACCAAAAAGCGCCTGTGCGCCAAGCGCACGCGCGTCATCGGGGGCCATGATCCGCGTCTCAACCGGCGCGTTCTGGCGGATATAGTCGTTAACCTCGCGCTCGACCCGCTCCAACTCCGCAGCACTCAGCGCCTTGGCATGGCTGAAATCGAACCGCAGCCGGTCCTCCGCATTCAGCGAGCCACGCTGTGCCACATGCTCGCCAAGCGCACCGCGCAGCGCCTCATGCAAGAGATGCGTCGCCGAATGGTTGGCCCGGATCGCGCTGCGGCGGGTGTGACTCACTTCCAACTGGGCAGCCTGCCCCGCCTTGATCTCGCCCTCCTCAACCACAGCCATATGCACGAAAAGCCCCGCCACCTTCTTGGTGTCGGTCACGCGCACGCGGCCACTCTCGGTCTTGAGCGTGCCGCTATCACCCACCTGACCGCCCGACTCCGCATAAAACGGCGTCTGGTTCAGCACGATCTGAATGCTCGCCCCCTTGGCCGCATTGCCAACGCGCGCGCCCTCGGTCACAAGCGCCACGATCTGTCCCTCGGCCCGCTCCGTGTCATAGCCCAGAAAATCAGTCGTGCCTTTTTCCTCGGCAATATCGAACCAGACCGCTTGATCCGCCGCCTCGCCCGTGCCCGCCCAAGCCGCCCGCGCCTTGGCCTTTTGCTCGGCCATGGCTGCGTCAAAGCCGTCGGTATCCACCTCGCGCCCTTTCTCGCGCAGCGCATCCTGCGTCAGATCGAGCGGAAATCCATAGGTGTCATAAAGCTTGAACGCCGTCGCCCCCGGCAGCGCCGCGCCCTCTTCCATCCCCGTCAACTCGTCATCGAGCAGGCGCAAACCCCGCTCCAACGTCTGCTTGAACCGCGTTTCTTCCAGCTTCAGCGTCTCTTCGATCATCGCCTGCGCGCGGCCCAGTTCGGGGAATGCCTGCCCCATCTGTGCCACCAGCGCGGGCACAAGGCGATACATCACCGGGTCCTTCGCGCCCAGCATATGCGCATGCCGCATCGCCCGCCGCATGATCCGGCGCAGCACATAGCCGCGCCCCTCGTTGGACGGCATCACCCCATCGGCCATCAAAAACGAGGTCGAGCGCAGGTGATCCGCGATCACCCGGTGATGCACCCGGCCCGGCCCATCGGGATCCTGGCTTGTCGCATGCGCGCTCGCCTCAATCAGGCTGCGCATCAAATCCGTGTCGTAATTGTCATGCTTGCCCTGCAACAGCGCGCCAATCCGCTCAAGGCCCATGCCCGTGTCGATCGACTGCATGTCAAGCGCCCGCATCGAGCCATCCTCGAACCGCTCATTCTGCATGAAAACAAGGTTCCAGATTTCGATGAACCGATCCCCATCTTCATCCGCGCTGCCCGGCGGGCCACCCCAGATGCTGTCGCCGTGATCATAGAAAATCTCGGTGCAGGGGCCGCAGGGGCCGGTCGATCCCATCGACCAGAAATTGTCATCCGTCTTGATCCGGATGATCCGGTCATCGCTGAGGCCTGCGTATTTCTTCCAGATGTTCGCCGCTTCGTCATCGGTATGATAGACCGTGACCAAGAGCTTGGATTTGTCGATCCCGAAATCCTTGGTCAAGAGGTCCCAAGCATAGGGGATCGCCTGTTCCTTGAAATAATCGCCAAAGCTGAAATTGCCCAGCATCTCGAAAAACGTGTGATGCCGCGCGGTATAGCCCACATTGTCCAGATCATTGTGCTTGCCGCCCGCGCGCACACATTTCTGGCTGGTGGTGGCGCGCACATAATCGCGATGTTCCACGCCAGTGAAACAGTTCTTGAACTGCACCATGCCGGAATTGGTGAACATCAGCGTCGGATCGTTGCGCGGCACGAGCGGCGAGCTTTCGACAACGCGGTGATCGTTACGCTCGAAAAAGCTCAGAAAGGTGGAACGGATTTCATTCAGCGTGGGCATGGGCATCTCTTTCCGGGGCGTGTGTGGGCCTGCGTTCCGCTGATTTAACGGGGCCGTCCGGGCATGTCCACCGCAAGAAAAAGGCCCGCGCAGCGCACGGGCCTCTTGCAGTCGGTCAAGTTCCGCCTCAGCGGCCCTCAAGCCTCCATTACATCGCCGTCATCAGAGCTTTCGGTCATGTGAAAATCAAGCCCATGCGAGGCGCGAATCTTGTCCTCGATCTCAATCGCCATGGCCGGATTGTCGCGCAGAAACCCCTTGGTGTTTTCGCGCCCCTGTCCAATTCGCTGGTCGCCATAGCTATACCAACTGCCAGATTTCTCCACCACGCCCGCCTTGACGCCAATGTCGATCAACTCGCCAGTCTTGCTGATCCCTTCCCCAAACATGATGTCGAATTCCACCTGCTTGAAGGGGGGCGCCACCTTGTTTTTGACCACTTTGACGCGGGTTGTGTTGCCAACCACCTCGTCCCGGTCCTTGATCGAGCCGATGCGCCGAATATCGAGGCGCACGGAACTGTAGAATTTCAGGGCATTCCCACCGGTCGTGGTCTCAGGGCTGCCAAACATGACACCGATTTTCATGCGAATCTGATTGATGAAAATCACCGTGCAATTCGTGCGGCTGATCGAGCCGGTCAATTTGCGCATTGCTTGGCTCATCAGGCGGGCATGCACGCCCACGCTGCTATCACCCATTTCCCCCTCAAGTTCCGACTTGGGCGTAAGGGCGGCGACGGAATCGACCACGATCATGCTCACTGCGCCCGAGCGCACCAGCGTATCGACAATCTCGAGCGCCTGTTCGCCAGTATCGGGCTGCGAGATCAGCAATTCATCCAGATCAACACCCAGCTTACGCGCATAGACCGGGTCGAGCGCGTGTTCAGCATCGACAAAGGCGCAAACCCCGCCCTTCTTCTGTTCTTCGGCCACGCAATGCAGTGTCAGCGTGGTCTTGCCAGAGCTTTCGGGGCCATAAATCTCAACGATCCGGCCTTTGGGAATTCCGCCAATACCCAGAGCGATGTCGAGCCCGAGCGAGCCGGTCGACGTGGCCTCGATATCCTTGACGGCGTTGTCGCCGCCCAGCTTCATGATCGAGCCTTTACCGAACTGCCGTTCGATCTGCGCCAGCGCGCTGTCGAGCGCCTTTTGCTTGTCCGCGTTCCGCTTGTTATCCATCGAGAGAAGATCTGCCGTTGCCATTTGTTCGGTCCCTTATTCCACACCCTGTCACGGGCGGCAATCATTGCCTGCGTTCACCTCTTGTTCTCATCTCTATGCGGACAAAATGTGAACATTTCAAGAAAATTCTGATGTCCCCACTTTCGGCGCGCAAGATTAACAAGTAGTTTACACAAGCCGAAACCGATGAAATTTCCCTGCGAGAGGCGCAAATGCTGGTGTTTTCCAAGGCGCGGCTGGTGCTCTTGTCGGTCCCCAAGACCGGCAGCACCGCCTATGAGACCGCCCTCGCCCCCCATGCCGCGATTGCCGTCTCGGCCCCGCCCGAGCTCAAACATGCGCCAGTGTTTCGCTACAACCGATTCTTTCGACCGATGATCGAGCGCTTCTTTGACGGCCCATTTGATATCGTTGCCGTGATGCGTGAACCGCGCGACTGGCTTGGGAGTTGGTATCGCTACCGCCAGCGCCCGGAACTTGCCGGCCACGCCAACAGCACCCAGGGGCTTAGCTTTGATGATTTCGTGAGCGCCTATTGCACCGGCGAGCCACCAGCTTACGCCCGGGTCGGCAGTCAGGCCAAGTTTCTAGAGCCCCAACGCAGCGGGGCCCAGGTTACCCATCTTTTCCGTTACGAGGATCAGCCGGGGTTGCGCAGCTTTCTCGCGGCTCGGCTTGGCGTGGCGGTCGACCCTGCACCGCTCAACCGCTCCCCCGCCCTGCCCCTCAGCCTCTCACCTCGGATCGAGACCCGGCTTCGGCGCAAATATGCCGAGGATTTCACGCTCTGGTCCGGGATCGGTGCCGGCGGTGCCTATACGCCCCAACCCGCCCGAGCAAAGCCCGAGCCAGACGCGCAGACCTGATCGCCCGCACCCTCCCAACCTCGGCGCCTACCTCAACTGGCGCTGCACCGTCTCTGTCAATTCATTGAGCGAAAACGGCTTGGGCAGGAAAACCGATTGCGGAATGCATGCCTGCCGGTCGCCAAAGGTCTCTTCGGCATAGCCCGACATGAACACCACCCGTGCCGCAGGGCGTGTCGTCAGCGCCCGCCGCACCCAGCCAGGCCCGTCGATCCCCGGCATGACCACATCGGTCACAAACACATCAACCTGAAGATCCGGATCCTCGAGGATTTCCAGAGCCTCTTCCGCCGATTCAGCCTCGAGCACGGTAAAGCCGCGCAATTGCAGCGCCCGGCTGGCAAAGGCGCGCACAGGGGCCTCGTCTTCC
The nucleotide sequence above comes from Roseovarius mucosus. Encoded proteins:
- the recA gene encoding recombinase RecA, producing MATADLLSMDNKRNADKQKALDSALAQIERQFGKGSIMKLGGDNAVKDIEATSTGSLGLDIALGIGGIPKGRIVEIYGPESSGKTTLTLHCVAEEQKKGGVCAFVDAEHALDPVYARKLGVDLDELLISQPDTGEQALEIVDTLVRSGAVSMIVVDSVAALTPKSELEGEMGDSSVGVHARLMSQAMRKLTGSISRTNCTVIFINQIRMKIGVMFGSPETTTGGNALKFYSSVRLDIRRIGSIKDRDEVVGNTTRVKVVKNKVAPPFKQVEFDIMFGEGISKTGELIDIGVKAGVVEKSGSWYSYGDQRIGQGRENTKGFLRDNPAMAIEIEDKIRASHGLDFHMTESSDDGDVMEA
- the alaS gene encoding alanine--tRNA ligase, coding for MPTLNEIRSTFLSFFERNDHRVVESSPLVPRNDPTLMFTNSGMVQFKNCFTGVEHRDYVRATTSQKCVRAGGKHNDLDNVGYTARHHTFFEMLGNFSFGDYFKEQAIPYAWDLLTKDFGIDKSKLLVTVYHTDDEAANIWKKYAGLSDDRIIRIKTDDNFWSMGSTGPCGPCTEIFYDHGDSIWGGPPGSADEDGDRFIEIWNLVFMQNERFEDGSMRALDMQSIDTGMGLERIGALLQGKHDNYDTDLMRSLIEASAHATSQDPDGPGRVHHRVIADHLRSTSFLMADGVMPSNEGRGYVLRRIMRRAMRHAHMLGAKDPVMYRLVPALVAQMGQAFPELGRAQAMIEETLKLEETRFKQTLERGLRLLDDELTGMEEGAALPGATAFKLYDTYGFPLDLTQDALREKGREVDTDGFDAAMAEQKAKARAAWAGTGEAADQAVWFDIAEEKGTTDFLGYDTERAEGQIVALVTEGARVGNAAKGASIQIVLNQTPFYAESGGQVGDSGTLKTESGRVRVTDTKKVAGLFVHMAVVEEGEIKAGQAAQLEVSHTRRSAIRANHSATHLLHEALRGALGEHVAQRGSLNAEDRLRFDFSHAKALSAAELERVEREVNDYIRQNAPVETRIMAPDDARALGAQALFGEKYGDEVRVVSMGQAEGSGKGADGRTYSIELCGGTHVRRTGDIGVFVALAESASSAGVRRIEALTGAAAFDYLSGQAARLGQVASDLKARPEDVAERVKVLMEERRALANEVAQLRRELAMSGGAGQGGGAEAREVGGVKLIAQVLTGVQGKDLPPLIDEHKVRLGSGAVLLIADTGGKVAVAAGVTEDLTDRISAVEMVRAAVAELGGKGGGGRADMAQGGGTSMDGAEAAIAAATGVIEGVMTS
- a CDS encoding gamma-glutamyl kinase: MLVFSKARLVLLSVPKTGSTAYETALAPHAAIAVSAPPELKHAPVFRYNRFFRPMIERFFDGPFDIVAVMREPRDWLGSWYRYRQRPELAGHANSTQGLSFDDFVSAYCTGEPPAYARVGSQAKFLEPQRSGAQVTHLFRYEDQPGLRSFLAARLGVAVDPAPLNRSPALPLSLSPRIETRLRRKYAEDFTLWSGIGAGGAYTPQPARAKPEPDAQT
- a CDS encoding DUF1330 domain-containing protein, which translates into the protein MSAYIIARITVTNPLDYQSYASQTVATAEKFGGRFLVKGGAQQVLEGNCPDRHVIIEFPDRARALEWYGSDAYRRILPLALNSSERDIVLVDGI
- a CDS encoding DUF1330 domain-containing protein; translation: MPALWIAHVTVTDTEAYGRYAALAGPAIAKHGGVFIARGGRFVQLEGKERPRNVVARFPSVEDAEACYHSPEYQAALDHARGASERELVIVEITE